A single window of Pseudarthrobacter psychrotolerans DNA harbors:
- the glmM gene encoding phosphoglucosamine mutase yields the protein MSRLFGTDGVRGLANGLLTAELAMSLAQAAAVVLGHDRNTNGTRPRAVVARDPRASGEFIAAAVEAGLSSSGIDVYDAGVLPTPAAAYLVADLDADFGVMISASHNPAPDNGIKFFARGGQKLPDNVENAIEEQMSKEPVRPVGSDVGRIQRFSDAEDRYIVHLLQTLPHRLDGLKVVLDCAHGAASGCSPQVFKDAGAEIVVIGAEPDGLNINDGVGSTHLGALQRAVVEHGADLGIAHDGDADRCLAIDHEGAEVDGDQIMAILAMALKASGKLTDNTLVATVMSNLGLKIALRAAGITVRETAVGDRYVLEEMRDGGFNLGGEQSGHVIFADHATTGDGLLTGLQLAAQVALTGRSLKELATVMTKLPQLMINVKNVDKSRAGTDEGVLAAVAQASAELGETGRVLLRPSGTEALVRVMVEAADMPTAERVCKQLAAVVEERLSDASPET from the coding sequence ATGTCTAGATTATTTGGAACAGATGGTGTCCGAGGCCTGGCTAACGGCCTGTTGACTGCCGAGCTTGCGATGAGTCTGGCCCAGGCGGCCGCCGTCGTGCTCGGTCATGACCGCAATACAAACGGCACCCGGCCTCGCGCCGTGGTGGCGCGCGACCCCCGCGCCAGCGGGGAATTCATCGCCGCCGCCGTTGAGGCAGGGCTCTCCAGCTCCGGTATTGACGTCTACGACGCCGGTGTACTCCCGACGCCCGCCGCGGCATACCTCGTCGCTGACCTCGATGCCGACTTCGGCGTGATGATCTCGGCATCCCACAACCCTGCTCCGGACAACGGGATCAAGTTCTTCGCCCGCGGCGGCCAGAAGCTCCCCGACAACGTCGAGAATGCCATCGAAGAACAGATGAGCAAGGAGCCGGTGCGGCCCGTCGGCAGTGACGTGGGCAGGATCCAGCGCTTCTCCGACGCCGAGGACCGCTACATCGTCCACCTCCTGCAGACGCTCCCGCACCGCCTTGACGGGCTGAAGGTAGTGCTGGACTGCGCCCACGGGGCTGCCAGCGGCTGCTCACCCCAGGTCTTCAAGGACGCCGGCGCGGAGATCGTGGTCATAGGCGCTGAGCCCGACGGTCTGAATATCAACGACGGGGTTGGCTCAACCCACCTCGGGGCCCTCCAGCGTGCAGTGGTGGAACACGGTGCAGACTTGGGTATCGCCCATGATGGCGACGCCGACCGGTGCCTTGCCATCGACCACGAAGGCGCTGAAGTGGACGGCGACCAGATCATGGCGATCCTCGCCATGGCGCTGAAGGCATCTGGCAAGCTGACCGACAACACCCTGGTGGCCACCGTCATGAGCAACCTTGGCCTGAAGATCGCCCTCCGAGCGGCTGGCATCACCGTCCGTGAGACCGCCGTGGGGGACCGGTACGTTCTTGAGGAAATGCGGGACGGCGGCTTCAACCTAGGCGGTGAACAGTCCGGTCACGTGATCTTTGCCGACCATGCCACCACGGGCGACGGCCTTCTCACCGGCCTGCAACTGGCAGCCCAGGTGGCTCTCACTGGTCGATCGTTGAAGGAGCTTGCCACTGTCATGACCAAGCTTCCGCAGCTCATGATCAACGTCAAGAACGTGGACAAGTCCCGAGCCGGCACCGATGAAGGTGTGCTGGCTGCTGTGGCTCAAGCGTCCGCGGAGCTCGGCGAGACAGGCCGAGTGCTCCTTCGGCCATCAGGAACGGAAGCACTGGTCCGTGTCATGGTGGAGGCAGCCGACATGCCCACCGCCGAACGCGTCTGCAAGCAACTTGCCGCTGTGGTGGAGGAACGTTTGTCCGACGCGTCGCCCGAAACCTAA
- the mscL gene encoding large conductance mechanosensitive channel protein MscL, translating into MLTGFKNFIMKGNVVDLAVAVVMGAAFGAVVTSIVEGLLTPLIGRLFSAKGIAEMQWEGFMYGSVISSIISFVLVAAAIYFVVILPMNHMIERRNRRLGIDPAVKEEAAEDPQIALLTEIRDSLQQRTP; encoded by the coding sequence ATGCTGACAGGATTCAAGAATTTCATCATGAAGGGCAACGTCGTAGACCTTGCCGTCGCCGTTGTGATGGGTGCCGCTTTCGGCGCCGTCGTGACCTCAATCGTCGAGGGCCTTCTCACACCGCTGATCGGCCGTCTGTTCAGTGCCAAGGGCATTGCAGAAATGCAGTGGGAGGGATTCATGTATGGATCCGTTATCTCCTCGATCATTTCATTCGTACTGGTGGCCGCCGCCATCTACTTCGTGGTCATCTTGCCGATGAACCACATGATCGAACGCCGCAACCGCCGGCTCGGCATCGACCCGGCTGTCAAGGAAGAGGCTGCGGAAGATCCGCAGATCGCGCTCCTGACCGAAATCCGCGACTCGCTGCAGCAGCGCACCCCGTAA